One Yimella lutea DNA window includes the following coding sequences:
- a CDS encoding NAD(P)H-binding protein yields MTRIAIIGGHGKIALLAAHKLAAAGHEVSSIIRNPDHAADVAETGAAPVVADVEQLDTDELAELLTGHQVIVWSAGAGGGHPDRTYAVDRDAAIRSMDASRQAGVLRYVMVSYFGAGPDHGVPEDNSFFAYADAKAAADEHLKASELQWTILKPSTLTLDPSSGTLDPANDGKTSTSRELVADVITAVVEADPETVAGREIEFTDGDVPIADALHRS; encoded by the coding sequence ATGACCCGCATCGCGATCATCGGAGGGCACGGCAAGATCGCCCTGCTCGCAGCTCACAAGCTCGCCGCAGCCGGGCACGAGGTCAGCTCGATCATCCGCAATCCCGATCACGCCGCAGATGTCGCCGAGACCGGCGCCGCACCGGTTGTGGCTGATGTCGAGCAACTCGACACCGACGAACTCGCCGAACTGCTCACCGGGCACCAGGTGATCGTGTGGTCCGCAGGAGCCGGCGGTGGTCACCCCGATCGCACCTATGCCGTCGACAGGGACGCGGCGATCCGATCGATGGACGCCTCCCGCCAGGCCGGGGTGCTGCGGTACGTGATGGTGTCCTACTTCGGTGCCGGTCCCGATCACGGTGTGCCGGAGGACAATTCGTTCTTCGCGTACGCCGACGCCAAGGCCGCGGCCGACGAACACCTCAAGGCGTCCGAACTGCAGTGGACGATCCTGAAGCCGAGCACTCTCACTCTCGACCCGTCGTCCGGGACGCTCGACCCGGCGAACGACGGCAAGACGTCCACGTCACGTGAGTTGGTTGCCGATGTGATCACCGCCGTCGTCGAAGCCGACCCCGAAACGGTCGCGGGCCGCGAGATCGAATTCACCGACGGCGACGTGCCGATCGCCGACGCGCTGCATCGTTCGTGA